A region from the Wansuia hejianensis genome encodes:
- a CDS encoding NAD(P)-dependent malic enzyme: MDYAKESLKMHYELRGKIEVTPRAEVNTQEALSLAYTPGVAQPCLEIQKDISKSYDLTRRWNTVAVITDGTAVLGLGDIGPEAGMPVMEGKCVLFKAFGDVDAVPLCVRSKNMDEIVQAVSLFAGSFGGINLEDISAPRCFEIEKKLIESCDIPVFHDDQHGTAVITLAGLMNALKVVGKKIEDIKIVTSGAGAAGIAIIKLLISYGLKNVIMTDRRGAIYEGREGLNPIKEEMAGLTNPEHIAGSLADVIKGADVFIGVSAPGTLTGDMIQSMAKDPVIFACANPTPEIFPDEALAAGAKVVSTGRSDYPNQINNVLCFPGLFRGALDVRASRVTENMKFAAAKALAGLVSEEELCAEYIIPKAFDPRVKDAVAAAVAEAARKDGVSRI; this comes from the coding sequence ATGGATTATGCAAAAGAATCTCTTAAAATGCATTATGAGCTCAGAGGAAAGATCGAGGTAACTCCCAGAGCAGAGGTTAATACCCAAGAAGCACTTTCCCTCGCGTATACTCCCGGTGTTGCACAGCCCTGTCTGGAGATACAGAAAGATATCAGCAAAAGTTATGATCTCACCCGCAGATGGAATACTGTCGCAGTCATCACGGACGGAACGGCGGTGCTGGGACTCGGAGATATCGGTCCGGAAGCGGGGATGCCCGTAATGGAAGGAAAATGCGTGCTGTTCAAGGCTTTTGGTGATGTGGACGCCGTTCCGCTCTGCGTGCGCAGTAAAAATATGGACGAAATTGTTCAGGCTGTCTCTCTGTTTGCAGGTTCGTTTGGGGGTATTAATCTGGAAGATATCTCCGCGCCCCGCTGCTTTGAGATTGAGAAAAAACTCATAGAGAGCTGCGATATCCCTGTTTTCCACGACGACCAGCACGGAACGGCAGTCATCACTCTTGCCGGGCTGATGAACGCGCTCAAAGTCGTGGGAAAGAAGATTGAGGATATAAAAATTGTAACCAGCGGAGCCGGAGCCGCCGGAATAGCGATCATCAAGCTTCTGATCAGCTATGGGCTGAAAAACGTCATTATGACAGACCGAAGGGGCGCTATCTATGAAGGAAGAGAAGGGCTTAACCCGATCAAGGAAGAGATGGCGGGGCTTACTAACCCGGAACACATTGCTGGCTCTCTCGCGGATGTTATAAAGGGTGCGGACGTGTTCATCGGTGTTTCTGCCCCGGGCACTCTGACAGGCGATATGATCCAGTCTATGGCAAAAGATCCGGTGATTTTTGCGTGCGCCAACCCCACGCCTGAGATCTTTCCGGATGAGGCGCTGGCGGCCGGCGCCAAGGTGGTGTCCACAGGGCGCAGCGATTATCCGAATCAGATCAATAATGTTCTCTGTTTTCCCGGCCTTTTCAGAGGCGCGCTTGACGTCCGTGCCAGCCGCGTCACCGAGAACATGAAATTTGCCGCGGCTAAAGCGCTGGCCGGCCTGGTCAGTGAAGAAGAACTCTGCGCGGAATATATCATCCCCAAAGCGTTTGATCCGCGGGTGAAAGACGCAGTTGCAGCGGCAGTCGCTGAAGCGGCACGCAAAGACGGGGTGTCGCGTATCTGA
- a CDS encoding HpcH/HpaI aldolase/citrate lyase family protein, translated as MAVRRTDLYLPANNEHMIEKAPTRGADVITLDLEDAVPLSEKAAAREIAKRWIPKMSVNGAESWVRINAWDTDLTMDDLDAVVMEGLDGITLPKCSGPDDVKRLDFMLTDLEKKRALPVGGIKMAILIETAIGIMNVDQAVWCSDRLVAVIFGAVDYTRDMRVTRTDEADEQFFARGKIGVAARAAGLVAEDAPFPNYADDAAFEANTRSGAQLGFEGRQIIHPRQIPIAHKVYSPTPERVEWAKKITKAFEEEGLAKGSASVGVDGQMIDTPVYRDGLNILARVKEIEEKEAAKRK; from the coding sequence ATGGCTGTCAGAAGAACTGATCTTTATTTACCGGCTAATAACGAACACATGATTGAAAAAGCTCCTACGCGGGGGGCAGATGTAATCACCCTTGACCTGGAGGACGCGGTCCCGCTGTCCGAGAAAGCGGCTGCCAGAGAAATCGCAAAGAGATGGATACCTAAAATGAGCGTAAACGGCGCTGAATCATGGGTCAGGATTAACGCATGGGATACAGATCTCACGATGGATGATCTGGATGCGGTGGTGATGGAAGGGCTGGATGGAATTACGCTGCCCAAGTGTTCCGGCCCCGACGATGTCAAAAGGCTTGACTTTATGCTTACAGATCTTGAGAAGAAGCGTGCCCTTCCAGTAGGAGGGATCAAGATGGCGATTCTCATTGAGACGGCGATCGGCATCATGAATGTGGATCAGGCTGTGTGGTGTTCTGACCGGCTGGTAGCCGTGATATTTGGAGCAGTTGATTATACCCGTGATATGCGCGTGACCAGAACGGACGAGGCGGACGAGCAGTTTTTCGCCAGGGGAAAGATCGGCGTTGCAGCGAGAGCCGCAGGGCTTGTCGCAGAAGATGCGCCGTTCCCGAACTATGCGGACGATGCGGCGTTTGAGGCCAATACCCGCAGCGGAGCGCAGTTGGGCTTTGAGGGACGGCAAATCATTCATCCGCGCCAGATTCCTATTGCACACAAGGTGTATTCTCCCACTCCTGAGCGCGTAGAATGGGCGAAAAAGATCACTAAGGCGTTTGAAGAGGAAGGGCTTGCGAAAGGATCTGCTTCCGTGGGCGTGGATGGACAGATGATCGATACCCCGGTGTATCGTGACGGGTTGAATATTCTCGCCAGAGTAAAAGAAATTGAGGAAAAAGAGGCTGCCAAGAGAAAATAA
- a CDS encoding fumarylacetoacetate hydrolase family protein, with product MMKKYARIKYEGKVYFALMSGEGKWQLLEGSDPCTFTETGIFPENPDIQLIPCTPTKIVGVGLNYKDMDLKPGESFPRRPKMYIKPLSAMIGDGEDIILSPMVHDPCSEVELAVVMGRYCSHVSQEDAEKYIWGYMLANDMTASDLQKEDGVWGRAKTFDTFCPVSQYIVSEVDVSDLEISTRINGKLGQHGSTKDMLKKIPWLISYISYVYALQPGDLLLTGTPTGYGDKVRAGDLLEMEIETIGKMHNRIKAADYSCEF from the coding sequence ATGATGAAGAAATACGCCCGCATCAAATATGAAGGAAAAGTATATTTTGCACTCATGAGCGGAGAGGGAAAATGGCAGCTTCTTGAGGGGAGCGATCCCTGTACGTTTACAGAAACCGGCATCTTCCCGGAGAACCCTGATATCCAGCTCATTCCCTGTACCCCGACAAAAATTGTCGGGGTCGGGTTGAATTATAAGGACATGGATCTGAAGCCCGGTGAAAGCTTCCCCAGGAGGCCCAAGATGTATATCAAGCCACTGTCGGCCATGATCGGGGACGGTGAGGATATCATACTTTCGCCTATGGTTCACGATCCCTGCAGCGAAGTAGAGCTGGCGGTGGTCATGGGAAGGTACTGCTCCCATGTGAGCCAGGAGGACGCGGAAAAATACATCTGGGGATATATGCTTGCCAATGATATGACGGCCAGCGACCTTCAGAAAGAGGACGGCGTCTGGGGCAGGGCGAAGACCTTTGATACCTTCTGTCCGGTCTCGCAGTACATCGTTTCAGAGGTTGACGTATCAGATCTGGAGATTTCCACAAGGATTAACGGAAAGCTGGGACAGCACGGTTCCACAAAGGATATGCTGAAAAAAATTCCCTGGCTCATTTCCTATATTTCTTATGTTTATGCCCTTCAGCCCGGAGACTTGCTGCTCACTGGCACGCCCACCGGATACGGAGACAAGGTCCGGGCGGGAGACCTGCTGGAGATGGAGATAGAAACTATAGGGAAAATGCATAACAGAATCAAAGCAGCAGATTATAGCTGCGAGTTTTGA
- a CDS encoding pyridoxal phosphate-dependent aminotransferase, translating to MKLSKYLTSMPAYSPAPNTYKVKLNTNESPYDLPENLRKEVVRKLGEMQFNRYPNPRAVELREVAADFFGIDSSMIMPGNGSGEWLKMLISDLMEHGSKLLFLDPDFFIYRRNAGFAAVEKSIVSKGEDGFITVEGMIEIIQAEKPDLFMFSNPCNPTGQGFNKEEVKRIIAACGDAVVIVDEAYNDFYGESIIDYAVTTENVIVLRTCSKAIGLACARIGFAIANPRMIDLINHIRSPYSVSQSAQVIGQVVLKDKEYLRSITARVVEDREITYKKLAALAEKYPEEMKIKPSVSNFFFVRFKDSKKICDALKDQYSIAVRDFPTAPIPHTRITVGTSEENQALVEALTEILAEQK from the coding sequence ATGAAATTATCTAAATATCTGACAAGCATGCCGGCCTATAGTCCTGCGCCTAATACCTATAAGGTTAAGTTGAATACGAATGAAAGCCCTTATGACTTGCCGGAAAATCTTCGTAAGGAAGTGGTCAGGAAGCTGGGCGAGATGCAGTTTAACCGCTATCCGAATCCAAGGGCTGTTGAACTCAGGGAGGTTGCCGCAGATTTCTTTGGCATTGATTCTTCCATGATTATGCCGGGCAACGGTTCCGGGGAATGGCTGAAAATGCTGATTTCAGATTTGATGGAGCATGGCAGCAAGCTTTTATTCCTCGACCCTGATTTCTTTATCTACCGCAGAAACGCAGGGTTTGCGGCCGTTGAGAAAAGTATCGTCTCCAAGGGGGAAGACGGTTTCATTACAGTGGAAGGTATGATAGAGATCATCCAGGCTGAGAAGCCGGATCTGTTCATGTTCTCCAATCCCTGTAACCCGACGGGACAGGGCTTTAATAAAGAGGAAGTAAAACGAATCATCGCTGCCTGCGGAGATGCAGTTGTCATCGTTGACGAGGCGTACAATGATTTCTATGGCGAGAGCATCATTGACTATGCGGTAACCACAGAAAATGTCATTGTTTTGCGCACCTGTTCCAAAGCAATCGGCCTTGCGTGCGCAAGAATCGGATTTGCCATCGCGAATCCCAGGATGATCGATCTTATCAATCACATCAGGTCTCCGTACAGTGTGAGCCAGTCCGCCCAGGTCATCGGGCAGGTGGTGCTGAAGGACAAAGAGTATCTGAGGTCAATTACTGCAAGGGTAGTGGAAGACAGAGAAATTACTTACAAAAAGCTTGCAGCGCTTGCGGAAAAATATCCGGAGGAGATGAAGATCAAGCCTTCTGTCAGCAATTTCTTCTTTGTACGCTTTAAAGATTCCAAAAAGATCTGTGATGCGCTGAAGGATCAATACAGCATCGCTGTCCGCGATTTCCCCACAGCACCCATACCGCACACAAGAATCACAGTCGGGACGTCAGAGGAGAATCAGGCGCTGGTAGAGGCACTTACAGAAATTCTTGCAGAGCAGAAATAA
- a CDS encoding FGGY-family carbohydrate kinase, with the protein MKRQYCIGIDSGTQSTRAMMFDLSGTFICGATVRHKPLIHGADGGIYMDEENLWTSLCKATQDMMSQFKGDKREILGVGLSPHNGTVFFMKNDGTHLMHPICYQDYRTADLEPMPDDCPAWEAWQHLNSRANLLKCIAPDIFGQVEKYASVGGYLGFMLTGNFVDTVSNTIGSMPLDREHFCYEKREWVYDCVGMRKDQLCEAFLPGQVMGHISLKAAEATGLPAGIPLVAGASDKQTEAFGAGAIHDGDAFISYGTEANLTFVSNSFYTMTRSHFFYSLLSAVPYQWNYTVPMARGYWLITWFKEQFAQDLIQRSEQSGLGRYGAEDFLTEEAMKLPAGSEGLLVMPDFLAPRSRPYSSGTVIGFRPIHTRAHLFRAFIEGIAMTLRLNSESLKESMPGLAPIKSLYVGGGGSRSDLGMQITADIFGVPATRAAYHETGSLGAAICAAIGAGAFSGPEDAGKMTGGKAQTFEPDEKNRELYEEIYQKAFSKLYASLLPTFETMDQLYK; encoded by the coding sequence ATGAAACGTCAGTATTGTATCGGAATAGACAGCGGAACACAGAGCACCCGCGCGATGATGTTTGACTTAAGCGGAACATTTATCTGCGGTGCCACTGTCAGGCATAAACCGCTCATACACGGCGCCGACGGCGGTATCTATATGGATGAGGAAAATCTCTGGACATCCCTCTGCAAAGCGACACAGGATATGATGTCGCAATTTAAGGGGGATAAGAGAGAGATACTCGGCGTCGGGCTTTCGCCTCATAATGGTACCGTGTTTTTTATGAAAAATGACGGCACGCATCTGATGCATCCGATCTGTTATCAGGATTACCGGACTGCGGACCTGGAGCCAATGCCCGATGACTGCCCTGCCTGGGAGGCATGGCAGCACTTAAATTCCAGAGCCAATTTGCTGAAGTGCATTGCGCCGGACATTTTCGGCCAGGTGGAGAAGTATGCATCGGTGGGCGGCTATCTGGGATTCATGCTGACGGGCAATTTTGTGGACACGGTCAGCAACACGATTGGGAGCATGCCGCTGGACCGGGAACATTTCTGCTATGAGAAGAGAGAATGGGTGTATGACTGCGTCGGAATGAGGAAGGACCAGCTTTGTGAAGCTTTTTTGCCGGGACAGGTCATGGGCCACATTTCTTTGAAGGCGGCGGAGGCTACGGGCCTGCCGGCAGGCATTCCCCTGGTGGCCGGCGCCAGCGACAAACAGACAGAAGCCTTTGGAGCCGGAGCAATTCATGATGGCGATGCGTTCATCAGTTATGGAACGGAGGCCAATCTCACATTTGTATCCAACAGCTTTTATACCATGACGCGGTCACATTTCTTTTACAGTCTGCTGAGCGCCGTGCCCTATCAATGGAACTATACGGTGCCCATGGCCAGAGGATACTGGCTGATCACCTGGTTTAAGGAACAGTTTGCCCAGGACCTCATTCAGAGGTCGGAGCAGAGCGGGTTGGGGCGCTATGGCGCCGAGGATTTCCTCACGGAGGAGGCGATGAAGCTTCCGGCCGGCAGCGAAGGCCTTCTGGTGATGCCGGACTTTCTGGCGCCGCGGTCCCGCCCTTACAGCAGCGGAACAGTGATCGGGTTCCGGCCCATACATACCAGAGCCCATCTGTTCCGGGCGTTCATAGAAGGGATAGCGATGACGCTCCGGCTGAATTCGGAGTCTCTCAAAGAGAGCATGCCGGGCCTAGCCCCCATAAAATCTCTTTATGTGGGCGGCGGCGGTTCCAGAAGCGACCTGGGCATGCAGATTACGGCCGATATATTCGGCGTTCCCGCCACAAGAGCCGCTTATCATGAGACGGGCTCTCTCGGGGCAGCCATCTGTGCGGCTATAGGCGCAGGAGCATTCAGCGGGCCAGAGGACGCCGGGAAAATGACCGGAGGCAAAGCCCAGACTTTCGAGCCGGATGAAAAGAACCGGGAGCTGTATGAGGAAATATATCAGAAAGCCTTCAGTAAGCTGTATGCTTCCTTATTGCCGACTTTTGAAACAATGGATCAGTTGTATAAGTAA
- a CDS encoding iron-containing alcohol dehydrogenase: MQDFYYSVPTKVYFGKGVAGKAGELARQYGTKAMILHYGDGVVEKIGLYDTVVKSLKENGVDFVELKGILPNPRITKIDEGVAICKKEDVKVLIPLGGGSCIDTAKAIASCVHYDGPAWDVVLDSSLAKDNLPVIAIPTLAATGSDMDSDAMVCNEATNDKMSLNIPEQFPVYSLSDPTYTCTVPRRQTAAGTADIMSHIMEVYFSKTPGAFFSDRIMEAMLKTCVKYGTIACCEDPSNYEARANLLWAASWGCNGFFDCGKIGRRWSVHPMEHQLGAYYDETHGIGIAILTPHWMRYILNEDTKDMFATFGINVLGLSAEGDTMYTAKKAIDTLEALFRSWGIPENLRESGIGITDKSKFEIMAEKALGPAGRINGFVPLDKQDVINIYDAAF; this comes from the coding sequence ATGCAGGATTTCTATTATTCTGTACCAACAAAGGTATATTTTGGCAAGGGTGTGGCTGGCAAGGCAGGAGAACTGGCGCGTCAGTACGGCACTAAGGCAATGATTCTTCATTACGGTGATGGCGTGGTGGAGAAGATCGGCCTGTATGACACGGTTGTTAAAAGTCTGAAAGAAAATGGCGTGGACTTTGTCGAACTGAAAGGCATCCTGCCGAACCCCAGAATTACAAAGATTGACGAAGGCGTGGCCATCTGTAAAAAAGAAGATGTCAAGGTGCTCATTCCGCTGGGCGGCGGAAGCTGCATCGATACCGCGAAGGCCATTGCCTCCTGCGTACACTATGACGGTCCGGCATGGGACGTTGTGCTGGATTCTTCTCTGGCGAAGGATAATCTGCCTGTGATCGCGATTCCGACACTGGCAGCCACCGGATCAGATATGGACAGTGACGCCATGGTGTGCAATGAGGCCACCAATGACAAAATGTCATTAAATATTCCGGAACAGTTCCCGGTGTATTCACTTTCAGATCCTACATACACCTGTACAGTTCCGCGCAGGCAGACTGCCGCCGGGACAGCGGATATCATGTCACATATTATGGAAGTGTATTTTTCTAAAACCCCGGGCGCTTTTTTCTCTGACAGGATCATGGAAGCCATGCTGAAAACCTGTGTAAAATATGGCACCATCGCCTGCTGTGAAGACCCGTCTAATTATGAAGCCCGCGCGAACCTTCTGTGGGCCGCATCCTGGGGCTGCAACGGTTTCTTTGACTGCGGCAAAATCGGCAGACGCTGGTCGGTACATCCGATGGAGCATCAGCTCGGAGCATATTATGATGAGACCCACGGCATCGGCATCGCAATTCTGACACCTCACTGGATGAGATACATTCTGAACGAAGATACCAAGGATATGTTCGCTACCTTCGGAATCAATGTTCTCGGACTGAGCGCGGAAGGCGATACTATGTATACTGCAAAGAAAGCAATTGATACTTTGGAAGCGCTGTTCCGTTCCTGGGGCATTCCGGAGAATCTCCGCGAAAGCGGTATCGGCATTACCGACAAATCAAAATTTGAGATCATGGCCGAAAAAGCCCTCGGTCCTGCAGGCAGAATCAACGGATTTGTTCCGCTGGACAAGCAGGATGTAATCAATATCTATGATGCAGCCTTTTAA
- a CDS encoding cupin domain-containing protein — MDVSNLNLSNRQIEEEHHLANARAFLEPGKACLMPYAVRVGKKIPGWKKTLAAHMITPRLGAEFLECELCIAPGGGAEGAVVNSYENFMFVVAGSIEVKILGRRYALEQEGFFWTPPGADFEVDNKSGDDARVLWVRKKYIELNGYRVPRPVVGNVKNLDGVQSPADYEQHCLPFDNDFGFDMAMNICTYYPGVTMPRTETHICEHCNYVISGRGFIWINGIYHEVFPGDAWYVAPYTPHTATGLAPAALRYLLYKNINREFML, encoded by the coding sequence ATGGATGTTTCCAATCTCAATTTAAGCAACAGACAGATAGAAGAGGAGCATCATCTTGCTAACGCGAGAGCTTTCCTAGAGCCGGGAAAAGCATGCCTGATGCCTTATGCAGTCAGAGTGGGAAAGAAAATCCCCGGATGGAAAAAAACGCTGGCTGCTCACATGATCACGCCGAGGCTCGGAGCCGAATTCCTGGAATGTGAGCTCTGCATCGCACCGGGCGGAGGTGCGGAAGGAGCTGTAGTCAATTCCTATGAAAATTTCATGTTCGTAGTGGCAGGCTCCATTGAAGTGAAGATTTTAGGAAGACGATATGCGCTCGAACAGGAAGGGTTTTTCTGGACGCCTCCGGGGGCTGATTTTGAAGTGGACAATAAAAGCGGAGATGACGCAAGGGTTCTCTGGGTGAGAAAAAAATACATAGAATTGAATGGTTACCGGGTTCCGCGGCCGGTGGTGGGAAATGTAAAAAATCTGGACGGAGTCCAGTCGCCGGCGGACTATGAGCAGCATTGTCTTCCCTTCGACAATGATTTTGGTTTTGATATGGCCATGAATATCTGCACTTATTATCCGGGAGTGACCATGCCTCGTACGGAAACCCATATCTGTGAGCATTGTAATTATGTCATAAGCGGCAGAGGATTCATATGGATCAACGGCATCTACCATGAGGTATTCCCGGGAGACGCCTGGTATGTGGCGCCCTATACGCCTCATACGGCGACAGGGCTGGCGCCGGCGGCGCTGCGTTATCTGCTGTATAAAAACATAAACAGGGAATTCATGCTCTGA
- a CDS encoding cupin domain-containing protein: MDISQFNPGMELKEKNHLSVSRTRKEPGVVCQMPKMFIFSDELPGWDKTEIWNYTTRRMDACFVMTRIEVRKGGGTMTPVNNGCENFFYVVSGTVTVSLPTKKCRLEKDGYCWIPPQMNFEMSQEEEETATVLWIKKIYEPLEGIAVPEAASGNAKNLKAEESTAEFTKECLPASSDFGFDMSVNILIYYPGVTSERTEVHMSAHGAYILEGRGDLAVNGTHYEAHENDYFYIAPCAPHYTAAYAPKPLCILLFEEVNRDYAL; encoded by the coding sequence ATGGATATATCACAATTTAACCCGGGAATGGAATTAAAGGAGAAAAATCATCTGAGTGTCAGCAGAACCAGGAAAGAGCCGGGCGTGGTCTGCCAGATGCCTAAGATGTTTATTTTCTCTGATGAATTGCCGGGGTGGGACAAGACGGAAATATGGAATTATACAACCCGGAGGATGGATGCCTGTTTTGTAATGACGCGGATAGAGGTCCGAAAGGGCGGCGGAACTATGACGCCGGTGAATAACGGATGTGAGAATTTTTTTTACGTGGTATCAGGCACTGTGACGGTTAGCCTTCCCACAAAAAAATGCAGGCTGGAAAAGGACGGATATTGCTGGATTCCGCCGCAGATGAATTTTGAGATGTCACAGGAAGAGGAGGAGACGGCGACAGTCCTGTGGATTAAAAAGATCTATGAGCCTCTGGAGGGAATTGCAGTGCCGGAGGCGGCGTCCGGCAATGCAAAGAATCTGAAGGCAGAGGAAAGTACCGCAGAATTCACGAAGGAATGTCTGCCGGCCAGCTCAGACTTTGGGTTTGATATGAGCGTGAATATTCTCATTTATTATCCCGGAGTAACATCTGAGCGCACAGAGGTACATATGAGCGCCCATGGAGCATACATACTTGAGGGCAGAGGAGATCTGGCGGTGAATGGCACGCATTATGAGGCTCATGAAAATGACTATTTTTATATCGCTCCCTGCGCCCCTCATTATACGGCGGCGTATGCGCCGAAGCCCCTCTGTATCCTTCTTTTTGAAGAAGTGAACAGGGATTATGCCCTTTAA
- a CDS encoding SDR family NAD(P)-dependent oxidoreductase, translating into MMKFDFSGKTVAITGGGSGIGKLSCQRFAEAGARVAVIDINSTTAQQTADEITKAGLAAHAFQADITDEQAVETTFQAIADCFGSIDILFNQAGISPMGNLETTSYEDLKKVFAIDTFAIFLTCKYALPYMKRQGGGVIVNTVGTYALRYVQNKLGYCSSKAAALSITKSVAVDYARDNIRCNAICPGFVDTPINKEVPEDRRARFLDRTQPMDILINAEDIAQTAMFLASDASRAITGQAIVTDGGTEATLFYTSPNL; encoded by the coding sequence ATGATGAAATTTGATTTCAGCGGAAAGACTGTCGCCATCACAGGCGGAGGTTCGGGAATAGGAAAGTTATCCTGCCAGCGTTTTGCCGAAGCAGGAGCCAGAGTTGCAGTCATCGACATAAACAGCACGACGGCGCAGCAAACGGCAGACGAGATCACGAAAGCAGGGCTGGCAGCTCATGCGTTTCAGGCGGACATCACGGATGAGCAGGCGGTTGAGACGACGTTCCAGGCGATTGCCGATTGTTTCGGCAGCATTGATATACTGTTCAACCAGGCCGGCATCAGCCCCATGGGCAACCTGGAGACCACTTCCTATGAAGATCTCAAGAAAGTTTTTGCCATTGATACATTTGCTATATTTCTCACCTGTAAATACGCGCTTCCCTATATGAAACGGCAGGGAGGGGGAGTGATTGTCAACACAGTGGGGACCTATGCACTCCGGTATGTGCAAAATAAACTGGGTTACTGCAGCTCCAAGGCAGCGGCTCTCAGCATCACCAAGTCGGTAGCGGTTGACTACGCGCGAGATAATATCCGCTGCAATGCTATCTGTCCTGGATTTGTAGACACGCCGATTAACAAGGAGGTTCCGGAAGACAGGCGTGCCCGTTTCCTGGACAGAACGCAGCCGATGGATATTCTGATCAACGCAGAAGATATCGCACAGACGGCCATGTTTTTGGCCAGTGACGCTTCACGCGCGATTACAGGACAGGCCATAGTTACAGATGGAGGCACGGAAGCCACGCTGTTCTATACTAGCCCGAATCTGTAA
- a CDS encoding glycoside hydrolase family 43 protein produces the protein MEEKAYLLVHYKSPNARIEEQVHFAVSRDGYQWEAVNGGAPVFIADKGERGVRDPSIIRTQDNHFVILGTDLCMSENFEKKYQKQWANMGRYGSRSISMWKSEDLIHWSGQRLVQLCDENFGCCWGPDVLYNAHTGKYMVYWASSHSSNDYGAKSIYYAETADFESFGEVKFLCAKEDASVVDPQIHQVGGTYFRFLKSRSNPFAVILEKGKTIDGAYERVRGFDEWMGRLTANEYEAPSMYQLPDGQWCLLLDYFGEKRKCKGYVPFIATDFENGVFEEASDRFSFPYGMKHGSVLEITAEEYERIRDYWTWV, from the coding sequence ATGGAAGAGAAGGCATATTTACTGGTACATTATAAAAGCCCAAACGCCAGGATTGAAGAACAGGTACATTTTGCGGTCAGCAGGGACGGCTATCAATGGGAAGCCGTGAATGGCGGCGCTCCTGTGTTCATAGCTGACAAAGGAGAACGGGGGGTGCGCGATCCATCGATTATCCGGACACAGGATAACCATTTCGTAATTCTAGGCACAGACCTGTGCATGTCGGAGAATTTTGAAAAAAAGTATCAGAAGCAGTGGGCGAATATGGGGCGGTACGGCAGCCGGAGTATCAGCATGTGGAAATCAGAAGATCTTATACACTGGTCCGGGCAGCGTCTGGTGCAGCTTTGTGATGAAAATTTTGGATGCTGCTGGGGGCCGGACGTTCTGTACAATGCCCATACCGGGAAATACATGGTCTATTGGGCCTCGTCTCACTCTTCCAACGATTATGGGGCTAAATCGATCTATTATGCGGAGACGGCAGATTTTGAAAGTTTTGGAGAAGTAAAATTCCTGTGCGCAAAGGAGGATGCCAGCGTGGTGGACCCGCAGATCCATCAGGTGGGCGGGACATACTTCCGTTTTCTGAAAAGCAGGAGCAATCCCTTTGCGGTCATTCTCGAGAAGGGGAAGACCATTGACGGTGCCTATGAACGTGTGAGAGGGTTTGATGAGTGGATGGGCAGGCTGACTGCCAATGAATATGAGGCGCCGTCGATGTACCAGCTTCCGGACGGGCAGTGGTGCCTGCTCTTGGATTATTTTGGAGAGAAGCGCAAATGTAAGGGGTATGTCCCCTTTATTGCAACAGATTTTGAAAATGGGGTTTTTGAAGAAGCATCTGACCGGTTCTCTTTTCCATACGGGATGAAGCACGGAAGCGTGCTTGAAATTACTGCGGAAGAATATGAACGGATCAGGGATTATTGGACGTGGGTTTAA